GCCACCCATCTTGCGCGGCTCATGTGGCCGACCTGCCCCGGCGCGGACCCACGAATTTAGGGGCCGCCACATGCCCGTCGCTTTCGGCCCACACTGGAACGGAGGTTAACGATCAGGTACAGTCCTGAGCTTCTGCCTTCTGATCTGATCTACCAGCCTCGGTCAGCCACTTTCTCCCAACTCCCGAGCCAGCTTCTTTTCCCCTGCTTGCGGCACAGCAGTACAATCACGCATATCCCTTCTTCTACAGCTATGCATAATACTCTACTTGCTTCCCAATTCTAACGAATCCCAACTAATATTCCTCCCAATAAAGCAACAAGATAGATATACAAGTTTGTGGATTGCGATGGCATCATAAGAAGGTTGCCCGAGAGGAGGGGGGCCAGCACACGGCCACACCGTACGGACATTCTTACCGAGCTTGCTAGCTAGACaactttctttctctcctaGCTAGGCAGGCTCGTAGCGCAGTGTGTGCTACACTATAATCCGGCGGCCGGCCATGGGAAGGGCAATGTCGCCGGTCCTCGTGCTGGCGGTCCTGGCCGtcatggcggccacggcagcggcggccgacgGAGACGTCAAGTGCGCTGACTGTCCGATAGTGTAcccgtcgccgcctccaccggcgctgcccccgccgccgccgtactactactacagccctccgcctccggcgtCCTACCCCGGCGTGTCCaactgcccgccgccgccaggcgGGTACATCGAGATCGGGGGCTCGCCGCCGGGCCAAGGGCGTATGTACCCGCAGGACCCCGGATTCATGCCGTCGAGCGCCTTGTCAACGCACGGGAGCCGCGCCCTCCCCTTCACGGTATGTGCGTTGGCGATCCTACGGCTCCTTCTGTGATCTGCAGCAACCGCATAGTGATCCTCTCCGATATATTACATCACCGAGGCCACGCCGGCGTTCCATGGATTTCATGtgtatgcattgcattcaccGTGTCTTGTAATAATCCTTATTACTGGTCGTATGTTCTGTAGTTGTTGAAATGcatcattctttttttctcttcagtTTTTGCTTCTGGTTACAGGACTTTCAGTTGTAAGAAATTAATAGCAAAGCAGAGCGCGGAACTGGCAGATAAAGGGATTGCGTTGGTCGTCAGTGATCTTTTACTTTTCATAGATCGAATTTGTATGTTCTTTGGGCAGATTGGCTCGCTGCGAAATGGCGGAATTCCAAATCTCCAATTTTACACATCGTTTGGGTACCTTGCGACTCTTTACCACTACGCTACCGGTTACAGTTCTGCTTTAAAAATTTCTGCACCTCAGTTTTTAGGAGAGTGTTGAAGCATAACGTCAGCACTAATTAGAGCTTGCTGTCTCTCGAATTGGAGGCTTTTCATGCCAGTTTGTTCAAAGGTGCAGTTATTTAATTAACTTCAGGTGAGTTATGGCTTAGAATTGGATGGGTCTATGGGAAGCCCAGTTCTTCTTCCATGGATTCTGAGCATCCAAAATGGTCATAATTAGTTACATTAAACTGTGATCGAGTTAAGCCATCTAGGCTGTGAAGCAATGATCGACATTCAGTTGCCAAACACATCAATGATGCGACCCTTCTCCAAGAACCCCAACTAGCGACAATCGACAAACGGTGCTTTTGCTTTCCTTTGCGAGGCAAACTTCGTTAACAAGTCCAACTATCATCTGTGTGTTGAGTTTTACGGATATCCAACAGTCCAGTCCCACATCCAATTTGTTGCTGGTACAGCTGCTATCTTGGTCTAGAATATACTCTCTCAGTTTCAAAATGTCAAAATGTAGGATGTATAACTTTTATTGactgtcaaactttttaaacttGGACCAATTATataacaaaatatatcaacaaCTATACTGTAGAATCAATAtactaaaaatatatatttcataaCGTATCTAATGATACACATTTGTCACCATAGATACCGATATTTTTTGATACAATGTTGATCAAAAATTGGAAATTCTCACGATCAATAAAAGTTATACACACTATATTTTTAAGGGAGGGAATATTTCTTTTATCAAATAAGAAATTAGCTCGACGCAATTAGAATGGAGATGGGCAGAATCACTCATGATTTGGTTGTTAGTGTTGGAGTACATTGCGACTAGAGTTCGAAAGAAAATCAAGGACTGACATATTCAGAAAGATAAAAGAGtatatgcatgtatacaaCACATACATATGTTTGCATGTCatggaagaaaataaaagcCGGATCAACTGCAATATGCCATTTGTGCGGGCAAGCACGTACAATAAGAAGGGAGCAACATGTAATTTTGGCGATAAATCTTAAGAACGAAATATGCATTTTCATACTATTAGGACTAACTTCGCACTCATGATATACTTTTAGGACctctgatgcattttactcataTATTTGTATTGGCCGAataaaaatattactccctcgtttctaaatataagtcTTATttttgtcctaaatcaaactttttcaagtttgaccaagtttatagaaaaactTACTAAGATCTAAAATCTTAAATGATTATAGTATAAAATTAGATATAAGTGGTATATTTAATGAAATTAATTTGGAGTTATAGTTGTTAgtaaagaaattaaaaaattataaacCTGGTCAAACCGGACgaaatttgacttaggacgAACTTATGACTTCTTATACTTAATTAGGAATGGATGGAGCATCAATTTATccatcacaaaaaaaatccataggACTAATTTACAATTTTATACAAGCCCatccatatttatttttttggaacgGAGCCCATCCATATAAATTAATACTACCCTATGTTCTGTTTGTTTATAAGATGTTCCGACTCTCTGCCACAACTTCTCACAATTCAGAACCGATGTAATCCCTCCTTTTTGGTTTATGGGGGGCCACGCATCCCTAGGCTGAAGATTTAACTAATGTAAGATGAGTTTTATATCACAAAAAGTATACCATTTGAAACTTTGGATGTTCTATTTTCTAATGgtatattttttagatataaAACTAATGTTATATCAGTTAAATCTTCAACGTAGGTATGCGTTGGGGCTCAGGGTGTACATTCGGTTTTCGGTTCGGTTAATACGGATTTTCGGTTAATATGGTTTGTATACTTCGGTTAATACTGTTACGTATAAGAATacggttcggtttcggttataaccatttaatttcggttcggttttggtTATAACCAAATTAACAAAAGTTGACGCGAATTTTTGGACAACACATAAATTTTGTAGGCATGTTTGAACACAAAAGCACTCTGATCAAGGTACGTGTTCTGATTCTACTACTGTACTCCCGAGAGTGCTCAAAATCGAACTCTGGACCTCAGAACACTCGGTTGGTACAAACCACTGGGCTACTGCGTGCCTTTTGTTCATACTGCACCTACTACACCGTATATTGTTTTGGTTTAACCGAAAACCGTTCGGTTTACCAAGAAAACCGAAATCCAAACGGTTCCGCATTTTGGAAACCGAAACCGAAATCAGGAAAACCGAAATTTCGGTCGGTTTcggttattttttttccggtTTTGGGTTTGGTTTTGCATAGGGTGAATTGGGGCCCCTAAACAGGAATGGAAGTGGTAGttagaggtgcaacatggtgaccctcagggtatcctttgaccctccttagttcaaacaaatgacctagtttttcaaaaaattgtgtcattttaaaactttagttcaCGGGAAAGAATTGTTATCTACCGACCGATCGGAAGGGCCGCGTCGACCACCTTTCTCATCTGACACGTGGCAGGAAGAAAGCAACCGCCCCACGCTCTCTTTTTCCCGtcggcttttttttttgcaggtaacGCTTCTTACTTTCCTCTTCTACCTtatcccttctctctctctctctctctctcttactTTCCTCTTCTCCCCTATTCCATGGGATGTTTCTCCATCACTGCTATCGGGCATAGGAGCTGCGAGGCCAGGCAACCGGCGGCAGGTGCGGTAGGCAGAGGCTTGCGACCTGCGGCCCGTGCTGCTGCGAACGGTGGGCTAGGGTGCCGCGAAcggtcggcggtggcggtgctaCAGCAGGTGTGCGACCAGTGGCCTGAGGTGCTGCAACCGGCAATCCCGCTACTGCGAGCGTCAGTTGGTGCTGCTGCGAACGGAAGGCGGCGGCACATCGGTGGTCGGTGCTCAGGGAacaggaggtggcggcggtccTACCGACGCAGTGTTGCGAACGGCAGCTCGTGCTGCTACGACCGGTCATCAGAGGTGCTGCGGCCGGCAGCCTGCGCGGCTGCGACCTCCGGCGAGCGGTGCGGCGAacgggaggcggcgccgcaccCAATGCTGGTGCTCTGGCGAACAGGAGGCGGTACTGACCACGGTCGGTGCGACGGCGAACAGGTGATGCGGCGACCGGCACGACCAAAATGATGGTGCTGTCACCGGCGAATCCGGCGGTTCTGGAGACGGCGGATATTTCTGTCCCGACGTCCGACTGACGCCTAACACAACTCTTAAAGTCAAATGGTACACTGAGGTTTGCACTTCTACTGGTAGCATCCAGCATACTGCAGGCCGCACAACCTTTGAGTGCGGGCTGCGGCACATCCGGGAGCAAGGGCCAAGCTTCCATTCTAGaatcgagagagagagaggagtaACGGCCACGTAAAACGTCCGGGCCTGGTCTCATTGGTGATGGGGCCCAGAGGTCGGGCCGGAACAAGTCCACCGCCTCACAGAACATTCCCCATTCTCCTCTCAAGAAAGAACATTTCCCAATCTGCCCCTGCTTTGGATCTGATCGGACGGCGCAGAGCTTGTTGCGTCTCTTGCCCCGCAACTGCACGGACAGCCGCGATTGACCCGCCCTTGCCGCGGCATCACGACACGCCGCTCATAAATCCCCCACAAGCCCCACAGGGAATCGCCTCGTCTAGGTTTCTCCTGGGGTTCCTctcgcgtcggcggcggcgcctcctcATCCCATTCCTCCTGATCGGGAGGCAAAACCGCAAGGTGAGACACCATCTCTGTGTTCGATCCCCGTAGTTCACCCGTGTGCTGCGCCTTATCTCTTCGCTCATTCGTATTTCTAGTCAAAACGGAGGCATTTTGACACATCTCGTTGCGTGAGGTGTTGGATTTGGTTAGATCGCCCGTTTTTTTGTTAGATCGAAAGGTTGTATTGCTTCCATGATTCTAATGAGAGTACTCGTTCAAGTAGAGAGTTCTGTGCACTGATTCGAGGTGATTTTGGTATAACTCTTTTTTGGTTCACGTTTCCTAGATAATTTTCTCCCTGGTGCATTTTACCGTCTGTGTAGACGCACATCTCGTTCAGATTATATATGTATTAGGTGATAATtctgatttgattttttttgtatggaAGCTGAATCATCTTTGGTCAGTAGGGCGTAAAATAGTTTTTGGATTTGAATTGGACTTTCTAATATAGTTCTATATGTGATTGCTCAGTATATTGTTTCTGCATGCACATATGGGTGGTCTGCTCTCTAGGAGCATGTGTTTCCTTTTGAAGATTTATGTTCTGTTAGTAATCAAGTTTTAACTTTAGTATATACATGTGTGAGTGCTCAATGCTAGTCTTTGGGAGGGTCTTTGGGACTATACGACTGTGTTTATTCTGTGCTTTGATTGTATGGATATCTTTTGTTTAGTTCTGTCGTCTGATTTGTATGCAACagtcatgtattttttttcacaggGCTTAATTGTTTTTTGTCTTACCTCCTAATCTGATTTATTATCTCTTGTATATAACAATAGATAGTGTTACTGGCTACAGTTGTGCTTGTTctgtaaaataaatattatggaATTTGCATTGTTGTTCACAATGCAATATGAATAGAAGTATCACCTAGCTCGTATTATATTCTCAGTCCTTGTTTTCAACCTGTGCTTcgacttttttttatcaactCTGCATTATTTTTCTAAGCTTTTTTAATCTTGGTGTGCTTGCTTACATCTGTTTAATTATGGACAGTGGTAAAACATTTATAGTATGAGATAGTTGAATAATTTCAGGAGCTCTTTAGTAGTTGATCTGTCTTTGTATGtctctatttatttattcactTTAGTTACTCCCACAAGGGTTTTAATGAATTATATCTTGTTTGCTCCTTTTAAACTGGAATTATATTCATAGACAGATACTCAAAAGCAGTCGAGATGGTGAAGTTCACAGCAGATGACTTCCGTGGGATTATGGACAAGAAGAATAACATCCGTAACATGTCTGTTATTGCTCATGTGGACCATGGTATGTGCCAGGAAATTTATCTCTTGTATTGCGTAAATTTTCATACATATTCTCTGGTTGAATTCTTTGTAGCTTGTTCATGTTTGTGTATTATTTTCTAAGAACAGCTGTTTAGATTCGTTTAATATTTTATTGCACAACATGGCTTGTTTACAATTCTGTTGTCAGATTTTATTTCATCTCAAAAAATCAGTCCATCTGACCTTTTGAATAGAGAGTCCCTGCCTTCAACATTGTTGGCATGGTAACCTAAAATGCTACTGTATTAGTAAATTTTCTGTTCCTTTCATTTAGAGGATCTGATCCTCATATGAAGTCTACTTACATGTTTTTTGAAGTAGATGGGTGTCATTATTTTAATATGTATGCTTTTGTAATTTGCATCACTGTAGCATGTGAATTTATGTAACCTAATCCAAGTAGAATATCTATGCTCTCCAAGCCTGTTTTGCGAAGTccgtttgtttttgttttgatctTGTTAATCCCTGAAAGTTCCCAAGACTTTTGGCCTGACCTTTTTTCTATGTCGACATTCTGATTGTGGCCTCTAATTTGTAGAATTCTGATGCTGTGTTTCTTCTTGAATATTAAGAGTGTGCGCTGTAATTACATTAATTTTTCTCTGCTCTTTCCTGACTGGGTGGTCTTATTTACTCATCGCAGGCAAGTCTACGCTTACAGATTCCCTTGTGGCTGCTGCTGGCATTATTGCACAGGAGGTTGCTGGTGACGTTCGCATGACTGATACTCGTGCAGATGAAGCAGAGCGTGGTATTACAATCAAATCGACTGGCATCTCTCTTTACTATGAGATGACTGCTGAATCACTCCGGGCATACAAGGGTGAGAGAGATGGGAATGAATACCTGATCAACCTTATTGATTCACCTGGGCATGTTGATTTCTCATCTGAAGTCACAGCTGCTCTTCGTATAACTGATGGTGCTTTGGTGGTGGTTGACTGTATTGAGGGTGTTTGTGTGCAAACTGAAACTGTGCTGCGCCAAGCACTTGGTGAGAGGATTAGGCCTGTCCTTACTGTGAACAAGATGGACCGGTGCTTCCTTGAGCTTCAAGTTGAAGGTGAGGAAGCCTACCAGACCTTCTC
The Brachypodium distachyon strain Bd21 chromosome 2, Brachypodium_distachyon_v3.0, whole genome shotgun sequence genome window above contains:
- the LOC100837067 gene encoding neural Wiskott-Aldrich syndrome protein; amino-acid sequence: MGRAMSPVLVLAVLAVMAATAAAADGDVKCADCPIVYPSPPPPALPPPPPYYYYSPPPPASYPGVSNCPPPPGGYIEIGGSPPGQGRMYPQDPGFMPSSALSTHGSRALPFTVCALAILRLLL